ATGTTGCCATTATGTAAATTTGTCAGGCAATCTTTAGTAAGATTAAAACCGATGTATACTGGAAAACAAATTCACAAAAAAGTTTGTCTCAGATCGAAAAAgtcgagtgaaaaaaaatcgatcttctaaatatcgatccaagatcgcccaattctAGACCAAACATACACAGCAGCTTCACCGTGTTCACAatcactaatttgacatcctcgaaagCGATCCAAACGTTGACATTATGTATATAAAATTCGTCAGGTGGCGAGATTGAAATCAGTGAAAAAAACTGATATAAAAAATTgtgagatcgaaaaaatcgagagaaaaagatcgatcttcacgTTTTTTTCGGGTACGaaaaatcgattcaaaaaaatcggaaatcgagaggaaaaaatcgatcttctaaatatcgatccaagatcgcccaatcctagtgcgGTTTCTGATCAAAGATGGTGAAATTAATAAGAAGTGGATTGAgctctacttttttttttgtttttttaaccgTTTCGAAGAGCCCATAATTTTCTTTCTCTTCATCCAATTATTAATATACTTATACTTAATATTTAATTCATACGTGTTGTACTTATTAAAATACACGTGATTAAAAAATACATGTTGTtgtcatgttattaaaattaatttcacCTTTCAATTAAACACAATCACATGAAGCTAACAAACTCGAGACAAACAGAATAATCATTTCCCAACCCCGTTACAGGTCTCGCCATTGCCGGTGAAGGAGGAGTCGCCTCTTCGAAGCCGATCGCCACTGCTGTCGTCGGAGACGGAGGACTTGCTGTGGCCCGTCCGGTGGCCACCGCGATTGCCGGAGTGAAACCAAGCGAAATTGGTGCGCTGGGTTTGCCAGTTGCTGCTAACAAAAAGCTAGTTACGAAGGGAAAGTATGGTCTGGTTGCAGCCGACCAAGATATCACCGCGGGATTATTGGTGGGACCTGGATTTCAGGAAGCTCGCGTTTCGCAGAATGAGATTGAAGCGGAAATTGACGATGCTCGGCAACAGGCAATGACCCAAGCCTATGGACATCCATTTGACTCTGAAAAGTTTATCAATAGTCTGCGGTTGAAGACTTCGTCCgcacagcaacaacagcagcagcaagcgTCGCCTAGTGTGCAGTCAATCGCCTTCCAGCCCCCAACGGTCGTCCCCCAAGCGTATCCTGTAATGAATGATTATATGAACGGACCCCAGATCCCGGTATACGCCCCAACCGTGATGCCATACTACAGCTGGAACCCGTACGCAGCGTATCAAAGCCCGTTGGCCGCCTTGGCAGCATCATACCAGCAGCAGATGACATTTCAGCCCCAGTATAACCCATATCTGGCCAGTGCCGCCGTTGCCGCTCCGCATTCTTTTCAGCAGTATGATTATCCACAGCGATCCTTTTATCCGACTGCCATCAATCCTGCCGCCGCAGCCGCCGCTTCGGCTGCTGCCTACCCAAGCTATTACAATTATCCATCCTACGGAGCCCCATCGCCATACAGATTTTTCTACTATTAGTCTGCAGATCAACAGTCCTGCCGGCGGGGAACCTTACGTTCTCAGCATCAGCTCTAACGGAAAGTGACGGAAACTGAAAAGACTTGAATCTCATTCCACTATGCCCCGTAGGCTCCGGTACAAAGCTAAATTAACTATTTCAACTGTGGAGATTATTTTGTAGATCATCCTAATGGTATTCTGTCAATCGGGAAAGATCGGGAAAGATCATTGCGAAGATCTACGAGACTCTGCATGCTGCTCTCAATGTTAGGAGAAACACATACACGATAGGGCAAATAATGGGGGCACAGTGGAACATACGAACAGCTACAAATAGGATTAAATTTTCATGACCAACGTGCAAaagccaacaaaaaaaaaaaatgatgaaaaagcaatggaaacacaaaaaaatagcgTTTTAGTTTGTAAGATCGACAGCAGCGACAATATTAGTGGTATGgagtgaaataaataaattattcgtATTCAGTTTCTCGAGTTTGTTTGAAGGAACGCCATGTTCCAGTTAATGGGAAAAAATGGGTTAATGTGTAAAACAAATAGTTTGTATAGTTAAATCGAGAATCAGCCCTTACCTATGTATCAAATGAGCATACTCTCGAGGAAGCGATTCTTTTCCTACAATGAACCTTTGGTCTAATCGcacaattattgaaaaaatgatTGAGTGAAGAAAGAGAAGATTTTCAGATGATaacgatttttcaattttatccgTCTCCAGAAAATTCAGCGAGTTGAAAGTAACACTTACAAAATCTCATTGAATCTTGCAAATTGGATATGAACTCTACGCCAAAGGTTTGTAAATTCTGTGTACAATGTCAATGGTTTTCGAATGACAGTACCATCCCTACCAGGAGTGAGGTGCCTAATCAATAGATCCTG
The Toxorhynchites rutilus septentrionalis strain SRP chromosome 2, ASM2978413v1, whole genome shotgun sequence genome window above contains:
- the LOC129767556 gene encoding uncharacterized protein LOC129767556 isoform X1, with protein sequence MRLILVTCILATLVLSIQCRPQAVQAEHRTAADVLKLPFYGGARGQILEIRKNSDGTVVSKILRGDDNSMELKVHQIVDDLKNNEDSLSEDEEIRAADQSFGDYLLNIQKAAASLVTLQEQVKKSGKLSPDQKKVYADNLEKLGVAAQKLAHIQQQDDDHDAIKFLFDSEYDQPQSADAQKKKTTYKITSFPGFKGKDGEKVEKVEKGEKGERHPQTKRKEEEENVGEEDASSGQSEDSVQVNSPEKEASIAEAKPVGLAIAGEGGVASSKPIATAVVGDGGLAVARPVATAIAGVKPSEIGALGLPVAANKKLVTKGKYGLVAADQDITAGLLVGPGFQEARVSQNEIEAEIDDARQQAMTQAYGHPFDSEKFINSLRLKTSSAQQQQQQQASPSVQSIAFQPPTVVPQAYPVMNDYMNGPQIPVYAPTVMPYYSWNPYAAYQSPLAALAASYQQQMTFQPQYNPYLASAAVAAPHSFQQYDYPQRSFYPTAINPAAAAAASAAAYPSYYNYPSYGAPSPYRFFYY